In Balaenoptera acutorostrata chromosome 19, mBalAcu1.1, whole genome shotgun sequence, the following proteins share a genomic window:
- the LOC130705673 gene encoding LOW QUALITY PROTEIN: ferritin light chain-like (The sequence of the model RefSeq protein was modified relative to this genomic sequence to represent the inferred CDS: deleted 1 base in 1 codon) encodes MSSQIRQNYSTEVEAAVNRLVNMHLRASYTYLSLGFYFDRDDVALEGVGHFFRELAEEKHESAERLLKMQNQRGGRALFQDVQKPSQDEWGKTQDAMEAAINMEKNLNQALLDLHALGCARADPHLCDFLESHFLDEEVKLIKKMGDHLTNLRRLAGPQAGLGEYLFERLTLKHD; translated from the exons ATGAGCTCCCAGATTCGTCAGAATTATTCCACCGAGGTGGAGGCCGCCGTCAACCGCCTGGTCAACATGCATCTGCGGGCCTCCTACACCTacctctctctgggcttctattTCGACCGCGACGATGTGGCTCTGGAGGGCGTGGGCCACTTTTTCCGCGAATTGGCCGAAGAGAAGCACGAGAGCGCCGAGCGCCTCTTGAAAATGCAAAACCAACGCGGCGGCCGCGCCCTCTTCCAGGACGTGCAGAAGCCATCTCAAGATGAGTGGGGTAAAACTCAGGACGCTATGGAAGCCGCCATTAACATGGAGAAGAACCTCAACCAGGCCCTTCTGGATCTGCATGCCCTG GGTTGTGCCCGCGCAGACCCCCACCTCTGCGACTTCCTGGAGAGCCACTTCCTAGATGAGGAGGTGAAACTCATCAAGAAGATGGGTGACCACCTGACCAACCTCCGCAGGCTGGCTggtccccaggctgggctgggcgaGTATCTCTTCGAAAGGCTCACCCTCAAGCACGACTAG